The following are encoded in a window of Esox lucius isolate fEsoLuc1 chromosome 14, fEsoLuc1.pri, whole genome shotgun sequence genomic DNA:
- the mef2ca gene encoding myocyte enhancer factor 2ca, producing MGRKKIQIARIMDERNRQVTFTKRKFGLMKKAYELSVLCDCEIALIIFNSTNKLFQYASTDMDKVLLKYTEYNEPHESRTNSDIVETLRKKGLNGCDSPDIEADDSAGQSPESEDKYRKINEDIDLMISRQRLCALPSSNYDMVGSIQGQNNSGLLYSHPGVGGSLGNHNLLPLSHTHAGLQRNSMSPGPQHTHRPPSTGNTGGMLGNELSNTVSNTGNSSYGNHRNSPGLLSPGGVAKCMQVKTPPLMNSMTGNRKPDLRTLLPPGNKNNMPSINQRINHSQSAQSLATPVVSIATPTLPGQGMGGYPSTLSTSYGTEYSLGDLSSLSGFGNGSGSLHLGSVTGWQQQQLQNIQHSALGHMGNLCQNSNLNLQNVHQNLHIKSEPASPPRDRGVGLISGGMGGVSQGYAINQGPAEAGRSPGNSLSSCGSSYDGSDREDHRGNDNFLLRPMSSQEERHSPSMKRMRLSEGWAT from the exons ATGGGGAGAAAAAAGATCCAGATTGCCAGGATTATGGATGAACGCAACAGACAG GTGACATTCACCAAGCGTAAGTTTGGCCTGATGAAGAAGGCTTATGAGCTGAGTGTTCTGTGTGACTGTGAGATCGCCCTCATCATCTTCAACAGCACCAACAAGCTGTTCCAGTACGCCAGCACTGACATGGACAAGGTCCTGCTCAAATACACTGAGTACAACGAACCCCACGAGAGCCGGACCAACTCTGACATCGTGGAG ACTCTGCGTAAGAAGGGTTTAAATGGTTGTGACAGTCCTGACATCGAGGCGGACGACTCTGCTGGTCAGAGCCCAGAGTCAGAGGACAAATATCGCAAGATCAATGAAGACATTGACCTGATGATCAGTAGACAGAGGCTCTGT GCTCTCCCCTCCTCAAACTATGACATGGTTGGCTCCATCCAGGGCCAAAACAACAGTGGACTACTCTACTCTCACCCTGGGGTGGGGGGATCCTTGGGCAACCACAATCTGTTGcccctttcacacacacatgctggcCTGCAGAGGAACAGCATGTCACCCggaccccaacacacacaccgaccCCCCAGCACTGGAAACACAGGAGGAATGTTGGGAAACGAGTTGTCGAACACTGTCTCTAACACTG GTAACAGTAGCTATGGCAACCACCGTAACTCCCCGGGGCTGCTGTCTCCAGGAGGCGTGGCTAAATGCATGCAAGTGAAAACTCCACCCCTGATGAACTCCATGACTGGTAACCGCAAGCCAGACCTTCGTACACTACTGCCCCCTGGCAACAAGAACAACATGCCCTCCATT AACCAGCGAATAAACCACTCCCAGTCTGCCCAATCTTTGGCGACGCCTGTGGTCTCCATAGCAACACCTACTCTGCCCGGTCAGGGAATGGGTGGATATCCATctactctctccacctcttaTGGCACAG AGTACTCATTGGGGGACCTGAGCTCTTTGTCAGGTTTTGGAAATGGATCAGGATCACTGCACCTGGGATCAGTAACAGGCTGGCAGCAACAGCAACTACAAAATATACAGCACTCTGCATTAGGACACATGGG AAACCTGTGCCAGAACTCCAACCTGAACCTCCAGAATGTCCATCAGAATCTTCACATCAAGTCAGAGCCTGCTTCCCCGCCCAGAGACCGAGGCGTCGGTTTAATTAGCGGAGGGATGGGGGGCGTGTCCCAGGGCTACGCAATCAATCAGGGCCCAGCAGAGGCAGGGCGGTCTCCTGGCAACAGCCTATCCAGCTGTGGGAGCTCGTACGATGGCAGTGACCGCGAGGATCACCGTGGAAATGACAACTTCCTGCTACGCCCGATGTCCAGTCAGGAGGAGCGGCACAGCCCGTCAATGAAACGCATGCGCCTATCAGAAGGCTGGGCTACATGA